A genomic segment from Glycine max cultivar Williams 82 chromosome 1, Glycine_max_v4.0, whole genome shotgun sequence encodes:
- the LOC100814070 gene encoding ribonuclease III domain-containing protein RNC1, chloroplastic isoform X4: MAERLLMKHLDAPGLWLQEKHRRLLMNKYCGRYLRAKHLHRVIIFDEKVQDTYEHNRRKRNPATTAVQQALHGLSYLVYGKRDVRRLMFEVFDFEQIQPKEVV; the protein is encoded by the coding sequence ATGGCTGAAAGATTATTGATGAAGCATTTAGATGCTCCGGGGTTGTGGCTACAAGAGAAGCACCGTCGCCTTCTTATGAACAAGTATTGTGGAAGATATTTGAGGGCCAAACATCTTCACCGGGTTATTATATTTGATGAGAAGGTTCAAGACACTTATGAGCATAACCGGAGAAAGAGAAACCCAGCCACGACAGCTGTTCAACAAGCTCTTCATGGGCTTTCGTATCTTGTTTATGGGAAACGTGATGTGAGGCGTCTGATGTTTGAGGTTTTTGACTTTGAGCAGATCCAGCCAAAAGAAGTAGTTTAA
- the LOC100814070 gene encoding ribonuclease III domain-containing protein RNC1, chloroplastic isoform X3, giving the protein MPEVYRVLFEVFGMDPDAEDCQPKLRRQLEDVDYVSAEFEGKLSWQDIVAYKPPADALFEHPRLFRACVPPGMHRFRGNIWDYDTRPHVMKTLGYPLEMTDRIPEITEARNVELGLGLQLCFMHPSKFKFEHPRFCYERLEYIGQKIQDLVMAERLLMKHLDAPGLWLQEKHRRLLMNKYCGRYLRAKHLHRVIIFDEKVQDTYEHNRRKRNPATTAVQQALHGLSYLVYGKRDVRRLMFEVFDFEQIQPKEVV; this is encoded by the exons ATGCCAGAAGTGTATCGTGTTCTTTTTGAAGTCTTCGGAATGGATCCAGATGCCGAAGATTGCCAGCCCAAATTGCGTAGACAACTTGAAGATGTGGATTATGTATCTGCTGAGTTTGAAGGCAAGCTAAGCTGGCAAGATATCGTTGCATATAAG CCTCCCGCAGATGCTCTGTTTGAACACCCAAGGCTATTCAGAGCTTGTGTTCCCCCAGGAATGCATCGGTTTAGGGGCAATATATGGGATTACGATACAAGACCCCATGTTATGAAAACACTTGGATATCCATTAGAAATGACAGACAGAATCCCAGAAATTACTGAAGCCAGGAACGTAGAGCTTGGACTTGGATTGCAG CTTTGTTTCATGCATCCATCGAAGTTCAAATTTGAGCATCCTCGATTTTGCTATGAGAGATTAGAATACATTGGCCAAAAGATACAG gaTTTGGTGATGGCTGAAAGATTATTGATGAAGCATTTAGATGCTCCGGGGTTGTGGCTACAAGAGAAGCACCGTCGCCTTCTTATGAACAAGTATTGTGGAAGATATTTGAGGGCCAAACATCTTCACCGGGTTATTATATTTGATGAGAAGGTTCAAGACACTTATGAGCATAACCGGAGAAAGAGAAACCCAGCCACGACAGCTGTTCAACAAGCTCTTCATGGGCTTTCGTATCTTGTTTATGGGAAACGTGATGTGAGGCGTCTGATGTTTGAGGTTTTTGACTTTGAGCAGATCCAGCCAAAAGAAGTAGTTTAA